From a single Drosophila sulfurigaster albostrigata strain 15112-1811.04 chromosome 3, ASM2355843v2, whole genome shotgun sequence genomic region:
- the LOC133842918 gene encoding probable tRNA N6-adenosine threonylcarbamoyltransferase, which produces MVCALGIEGSANKIGIGIINDGKVLANVRRTYITPPGEGFLPKETAKHHREAILALVQASLKEAALQPSDLDVICYTKGPGMAPPLLVGAIVARTLSLLWQKPLLGVNHCIGHIEMGRLITGAQNPIVLYVSGGNTQVIAYSNKRYRIFGETIDIAVGNCLDRFARIIKLSNDPSPGYNIEQLAKQGKQYIKLPYVVKGMDVSFSGLLSHIEELAEPNKRRNKRKKPTDEAEKEPEYSKEDLCYSLQETIFAMLVEITERAMAHCESNEVLIVGGVGCNERLQEMMRIMCEERDGKLFATDERYCIDNGLMIAHAGAEMFKAGTEMPFEDAFVTQRYRTDEVLVNWRDD; this is translated from the exons ATGGTTTGCGCGTTGGGAATCGAAGgaagtgcaaataaaatcgGAATTGGCATTATAAATGATGGCAAAGTCTTGGCAAATGTACGACGCACCTATATAACGCCGCCGGGTGAAG GTTTTCTGCCCAAGGAGACGGCAAAACATCATCGCGAAGCAATCTTGGCACTGGTGCAGGCGAGTCTCAAAGAGGCCGCACTGCAGCCCAGTGACTTGGATGTCATATGCTACACAAAAGGACCCGGCATGGCGCCTCCTTTGCTCGTCGGAGCAATAGTTGCACGCACTTTGTCGCTGCTGTGGCAGAAGCCACTGCTTGGTGTTAATCACTGCATTGGTCATATTGAAATGGGACGCTTGATAACCGGTGCCCAGAATCCCATAGTGCTGTATGTGAGTGGTGGCAACACTCAAGTGATTGCCTATTCCAATAAACGTTATCGCATCTTTGGCGAAACAATCGACATTGCTGTGGGAAATTGTTTGGATCGATTTGCCCGCATTATTAAGTTATCGAATGATCCCAGTCCCGGCTATAACATTGAACAATTGGCTAAGCAGGGCAAACAGTATATAAAACTACCCTACGTGGTAAAGGGCATGGATGTCAGCTTCTCCGGCCTGTTGTCACACATTGAGGAACTCGCCGAACCCAACAAAAGGCGTAATAAACGTAAGAAGCCAACGGATGAGGCGGAAAAAGAGCCGGAGTACAGCAAGGAGGATCTCTGCTACTCGCTGCAGGAGACCATCTTTGCCATGCTGGTGGAGATCACAGAACGTGCCATGGCACATTGTGAATCTAATGAG GTGCTCATTGTGGGAGGCGTTGGTTGCAACGAACGATTACAGGAGATGATGCGCATCATGTGCGAGGAGCGTGATGGCAAACTCTTCGCCACTGACGAACGCTATTGCATTGACAATGGCTTGATGATTGCCCATGCTGGGGCGGAGATGTTCAAAGCGGGCACCGAGATGCCTTTCGAAGATGCATTTGTGACACAAAGATATCGCACAGATGAAGTGCTTGTTAATTGGCGAGATGATTAA
- the LOC133841706 gene encoding coiled-coil domain-containing protein 186 yields the protein MESATTPSEVNKEDSSSVINSEKVSEIIELAAKIEINKCDVETASISVEQQQLECERQAKNEELTPIPTTNDTELQDKQVENKQVTNEIAIVGDVEQKTKEIGDEAETIMSFAQLKAQAEVEEHKDTVLPAPNDILSHVHCLAQLEEQRRSYERQLEQLRTANAQKDNMMTLLQRENAILDKEKLAFRHEMDVANKEKEATVIKFAMKEKLLIDAKKEKELVEKQLADAKREVKNVSIRFHAVNEEKSRITYIIDEKCNEVRKYQRECEKLKTEMGHLESKLKYHSNKLNIEVEAKASLERKLEEERNAPNKLEEKANEKLKMEFEANTILLKHEIMRKTEALDKLTKEQQKQAEAFKELQQQLQDINASHGQLSDEFKELQEQHSSVEAAYSDELLKTAKLHGQVAELQLLRTQNTINEEKLAEEQKLREKLEANALETEADLEQLQQKKQELLSINKEMSEVIVQLQNNISLAEAKAQGLEAENKLMKQEKHGYDIKYGELENQLSVESAEKNEERLLLAKHLSEKTKLYELTKAKLDNVQGDFEATQHKQATLVKELQRELQKYKRGVVETKPIMPYCSNCQQALNGYNQETPPQQQQQPQQVQRTHSRTSSHGSSRRASESSESETVASSVTTTQQPQNQAPPELQAVLSKKVLVERILRLQQATARQTERIEFLENHTAALVAEVQKKSKVVQHYMLRDQMAGALTTTKSDQNKSELVKYGNGVMAAIYGGVKGAESKGGMSLDLSLEINKKLQTVLEDTLLKNITLKENLDVLGLEVDNLTRKLRNYEQNK from the exons ATGGAGTCGGCTACAACGCCGAGTGAAGTCAACAAAGAGGACTCATCCTCTGTCATAAATTCTGAAAAGGTCAGCGAAATAATAGAGCTGGCGGCCAAAatcgaaataaacaaatgcgaCGTGGAGACAGCTTCGATTTCagtggagcaacagcagctggaatGTGAGAGACAAGCAAAAAACGAAGAACTGACACCAATACCAACAACGAACGACACGGAACTGCAAGATAAACAAgtagaaaataaacaagttaCTAATGAGATTGCTATTGTGGGCGACGTCGAACAAAAGACGAAAGAAATTGGCGACGAAGCTGAGACCATTATGAGTTTCGCTCAATTAAAGGCGCAGGCTGAGGTTGAAGAACACAAGGATACAGTGTTGCCTGCTCCAAATGATATTCTGTCCCATGTGCATTGTTTGGCCCAGCTAGAAGAGCAGCGTCGCAGCTATGAGCGGCAATTGGAACAGCTACGCACAGCAAACGCACAGAAGGATAACATGATGACGCTGCTACAACGCGAGAACGCAATACTGGACAAGGAGAAGCTGGCGTTCCGCCATGAGATGGATGTGGCTAacaaggagaaggaggcgACAGTGATTAAATTCGCCATGAAGGAGAAGCTGCTCATCGATGCCAAAAAGGAGAAGGAGTTGGTGGAGAAGCAGCTGGCTGATGCCAAGAGAGAGGTTAAAAATGTATCCATACGTTTTCATGCGGTCAACGAAGAGAAGTCACGTATTACCTACATCATAGACGAAAAG TGCAACGAAGTGCGCAAATATCAGCGGGAATGCGAGAAGCTCAAGACTGAAATGGGTCACTTGGAGTCCAAGCTGAAGTATCACTCGAACAAGCTCAACATTGAAGTAGAAGCAAAGGCG TCTCTAGAACGCAAGCTGGAAGAGGAGCGCAATGCGCCTAATAAACTGGAGGAGAAAGCCAATG AGAAGCTCAAGATGGAATTCGAGGCAAATACAATACTCTTAAAGCACGAGATTATGCGCAAGACTGAAGCCCTCGATAAACTCACCaaagagcagcaaaagcaagcTGAGGCTTTCAaggagctgcagcaacagctgcaggaCATTAATGCGTCG CATGGTCAATTGTCGGACGAGTTTAAGGAGCTGCAAGAGCAGCACAGCTCTGTGGAGGCAGCGTACAGTGATGAGCTACTGAAGACAGCCAAACTGCATGGACAAGTTGCCGAACTACAGCTCTTgcgcacacaaaacacaat TAATGAAGAAAAACTCGCCGAGGAGCAAAAACTAAGAGAGAAACTCGAAGCAAATGCACTGGAAACGGAAGCTGACTtagagcagctgcagcagaagAAACAAGAGCTGCTCAGCATTAACAAAGAGATGAGCGAAGTGATTGTGCAGCTGCAAAACAATATTAGCTTAGCTGAAGCAAAg gCACAAGGCCTCGAGGCTGAAAACAAATTGATGAAACAGGAGAAACACGGCTATGACATCAAGTACGGTGAATTGGAGAATCAACTGAGTGTCGAGTCCGCGGAAAAGAATGAAGAACGTCTATTGCTGGCCAAACATCTGTCGGAGAAGACAAAACTCTACGAACTGACCAAGGCCAAGTTGGACAATGTGCAGGGTGACTTTGAGGCAACACAGCACAAACAGGCGACGTTGGTCAAGGAGCTGCAACGAGAGCTGCAAAAGTACAAAAGAGGCGTGGTGGAAACAAAACCCATTATGCCGTATTGTAGCAATTGCCAACAGGCGCTAAATGGCTACAATCAAGAGAcgccaccacaacaacaacagcaaccacaacaagtTCAACGCACGCACAGTCGCACAAGCAGCCATGGCAGCAGTCGACGTGCCAGCGAATCATCCGAATCTGAAACAGTGGCCAGCAGCGTgaccacaacacaacagccaCAAAATCAAGCGCCTCCCGAGCTGCAAGCAGTGCTCTCAAAGAAAGTATTAGTGGAGCGCATACTCCGCCTGCAGCAGGCGACAGCACGTCAAACGGAACGTATCGAGTTTCTTGAAAATCATACAGCTGCTCTCGTTGCCGAGGTGCAGAAGAAATCGAAGGTGGTGCAACATTATATGCTGCGTGATCAGATGGCAGGCGCTTTGACTACCACGAAGAGTGATCAGAACAAGAGCGAGCTGGTCAAGTATGGCAACGGTGTCATGGCAGCCATCTATGGCGGAGTTAAAGGCGCCGAAAGCAAAGGCGGCATGTCGCTAGATCTTTCGCTGGAGATTAACAAGAAGCTGCAGACGGTGTTGGAGGACACGCTGCTGAAAAACATTACGCTCAAAGAGAACCTGGATGTGTTGGGTTTGGAGGTAGATAATTTGACGCGTAAATTGCGCAACTATGAGCAGAACAAATGA
- the LOC133841707 gene encoding small ribosomal subunit protein mS34: MSQKVIKYIGRTTDFRGNTLWELVGNLPDWGVGRMLIRNMFQRYPEPCYMRILKVSAVDEKPNEERKVRVTVEKTWRGVTQPKPVEIYSTSYKADYELVPKEEEHKFLNNKKQVAEVILPTKIEFPPLLREYIRDETGESNPQMKVHFKKTFNKQARLAQPNEQPTLQVSMDLGKPKPVSAKLYEGVL, from the exons atGAGTCAGAAAGTCATCAAATACATTGGCCGCACCACAGACTTCCGCGGCAACACACTGTGGGAGCTGGTGGGCAACTTGCCCGACTGGGGAGTCGGTCGCATGCTCATACGTAACATGTTTCAGCGCTACCCGGAGCCCTGCTACATGCGGATACTAAAAGTGTCTGCGGTGGACGAAAAG CCTAATGAAGAGCGCAAGGTGCGTGTCACAGTAGAGAAAACTTGGCGCGGCGTCACACAACCAAAACCCGTGGAAATCTATAGCACCAGCTACAAAGCCGACTACGAGCTGGTACCTAAAGAGGAGGAGCACAAGTTCTTGAACAATAAGAAACAAGTCGCAGAAGTAATATTGCCCACAAAGATTGAGTTTCCTCCACTTCTCCGTGAATACATCAGAGACGAAACCGGCGAATCAAATCCTCAAATGAAAGTGCACTTCAAGAAAACGTTCAACAAGCAGGCACGTCTCGCCCAACCAAATGAGCAGCCAACTCTGCAAGTGTCCATGGACTTAGGCAAACCAAAGCCAGTGAGCGCCAAGCTGTACGAGGGAGTGTTATAA
- the LOC133843098 gene encoding dendritic arbor reduction protein 1: MYTKEFRCLLCQLLLALLFADAMGRLNKRNGFYYRQQQQQQHQQQHPQQHTQAPPLQLHQHGNFFDPSYPAYEEPEQQHQSHSSSSGDRNSNSKAQHNQHSSPSGEGGKTGYSIGSGLRSIAQGSADQAYSAVANQHAAAKQAAFIAKNTLAQAASQAAATAQAALAGKQVILQELEQQAAEAQRALSRELEQLKAAKLSAKLAQQTAQAAHHHISVLTAAVNNAKSVAEQAEQTSSEVSNQLASQATMVGQAKNRVEQVEEQLQQARVDFAATKESAIKAASSAAAAQVNASKAAAHATIGLHESANQQDHHNHEEELESYDEPIDTSGSGHSENDALEEHPHNG; this comes from the exons ATGTACACAAAGGAATTCAGATGCCTGCTCTGTCAGTTGCTCCTAG cgCTGCTCTTCGCCGATGCCATGGGAAGGCTGAACAAGCGTAATGGATTTTATtacaggcaacagcagcagcaacagcatcagcagcagcatccacaaCAGCATACGCAAGCGCCTCCACTGCAGTTACATCAACATGGCAACTTCTTTGATCCCTCGTATCCAGCTTATGAGGAACCggagcagcaacatcaatctcacagcagcagcagcggagaCCGCAACAGCAATTCGAAAGCTCAGCACAATCAACACAGCAGCCCCAGTGGAGAAGGAGGCAAGACTGGATATAGCATAGGCAGCGGATTACGTTCCATTGCACAAGGATCTGCAGATCAGGCTTACAGCGCAGTGGCCAATCAACATGCTGCTGCCAAGCAGGCTGCCTTCATAGCCAAGAACACACTCGCCCAAGCTGCAtcacaggcagcagcaacggctCAAGCAGCGTTGGCTGGCAAGCAAGTGATTCTACAGGAATTGGAGCAACAGGCAGCCGAAGCACAACGTGCTCTCTCTCGCGAATTGGAGCAACTGAAGGCAGCCAAGCTGTCTGCGAAGCTTGCACAGCAAACCGCCCAGGCAGCACATCATCATATCTCAGTATTAACTGCAGCTGTCAACAATGCCAAATCTGTTGCCGAGCAGGCGGAACAAACCTCCAGTGAGGTGTCGAACCAACTGGCATCCCAGGCCACAATGGTTGGTCAGGCGAAAAATCGCGTAGAGCAGGTGgaagagcagctgcagcaggcgAGAGTTGACTTTGCGGCGACCAAGGAGTCGGCCATTAAGGCAGCATCctctgcagctgctgctcaagtGAATGCCTCAAAGGCCGCAGCACATGCTACAATTGGTCTGCATGAGAGTGCAAATCAGCAGGATCATCATAATCATGAGGAGGAACTGGAATCATACGATGAGCCCATAGACACAAGTGGTTCGGGTCACTCTGAGAACGATGCCCTCGAGGAGCATCCCCACAATGGCTAg
- the LOC133843099 gene encoding LOW QUALITY PROTEIN: uncharacterized protein LOC133843099 (The sequence of the model RefSeq protein was modified relative to this genomic sequence to represent the inferred CDS: deleted 1 base in 1 codon), whose product MRLRIGWLLVLAATAAVAAADSDSNWGNEWAPMDADSMLSRRSVDTKPAEEVQGRNYAVHESTQSNATEIDTVIDQLINSRREGRNLGEYDAVYADGNIDQALQQGNDLQARNLIRDKLCGLGLMSCDVEEKRPFYSTIYAQGPPPPSAFGGGPYGPAKPMPPPSYFNGRPPMSPPPNSLNSFGPPRKVGYEGSYKPMNSLYRPGGQFGGAYMEHPPPSAIDGSDGITYTKPPPGALIYDSKPPGPIYTGGSNGPIFNGPPNGVPPYNFENSDKLGSSSSLNGFYSQQSSSSSSASTASSTKVVVGAPLDAGLQQHVHHHYHHVDGGDAPNVPSVTVPIGGGQTINTDFSALAQSSATYTPQAQASSNSGSSFTQSNAFNAGFNGASQGGLLSQGYNPSQKPNSEIYKPNGGLGNYGGSSSFSQSNGFGQNGFSGSPSGSYHSQNPDYYKKELQSGSSGSYNGLSTGYGSQSSQGGLYQGAGGYDTSRQQIVDCQCVPISQCPAADRIGRKEDLILAIDPRNLGKDIEALGDDAAKTNATTNAATETKEEEKKDDDKKRTRRQADAENKEEDTGDLSLDAQGRQSPLGQSPLALPALQAIELIQRKVLPTYGVSFGLPYPSAGRPGGYPSNVLGDYYPAQNPYFGSLGPNGLNLGLVNVNPLVSLQVSKTDYGEKVVKPLVNLHVTPNENIIQKVGDFFKKKPTEVHSTHYHHHDHFSGFEHEHSPHYHHDHHYSEPQVYESFGPKPINHYDVEMVHSTPIFEYHSGPSFQPAIQQHYHHSDHHVDHHHFEHHSEHHSEGFDPSYNSIYPGSAPGDIAPSGFGSYGDYSQHYERSVNVSEPAWSAPSRRGKQLSLGQLHNIPTPAPGAAEGSDYVSFPNDRRRRSVDNENEFELKAEQRAYYGNRPVEKTCRINEVCCRRPLRPQAPPQQLGRCGTRNAAGITGRIKNPVYVDGDSEFGEYPWHVAILKKDPKESIYACGGTLIDAQHIISAAHCIKSQNGFDLRVRLGEWDVNHDVEFFPYIERDVVSVHIHPEYYAGTLDNDLAILKLDHPVDFTKNPHISPACLPDQYSDFTNARCWTTGWGKDAFGEHGKYQNILKEVDVPILSHHQCEAQLRNTRLGYSYKLNPGFICAGGEEGKDACKGDGGGPLVCERNGVWNVVGVVSWGIGCGQVNVPGVYVKVSAYLPWIQQITQSYK is encoded by the exons ATGAGATTGAGAATTGGTTGGTTATTAGTCTTGGCAGCCACTGCCGCAGTTGCTGCCGCCGATTCCGACTCCAATTGGGGTAACGAATGGGCGCCCATGGATGCGGATTCGATGCTGAGCCGTCGCTCAGTAGATACTAAACCAGCTGAAGAGGTCCAGGGACGCAACTATGCCGTGCATGAGAGCACTCAGAGCAATGCCACTGAGATTGATACCGTCATTGACCAGCTGATTAACTCCAGACGCGAGGGACGCAATCTGGGTGAATACGATGCCGTCTACGCTGATGGTAACATTGATCAGGCGCTGCAACAGGGCAACGATCTGCAGGCACGCAACTTGATTCGCGATAAGCTCTGTGGTCTGGGATTGATGAGCTGTGATGTGGAGGAGAAACGCCCCTTCTACTCGACCATCTACGCTCAGGGACCTCCTCCCCCATCGGCCTTTGGCGGTGGCCCCTATGGTCCAGCCAAACCAATGCCACCCCCAAGCTATTTCAACGGTCGTCCACCCATGAGCCCACCACCCAACTCCCTGAACTCTTTCGGTCCACCACGCAAGGTTGGCTATGAAGGCTCCTACAAGCCAATGAACAGTCTGTACAGACCTGGCGGTCAGTTTGGCGGTGCTTACATGGAACACCCTCCACCATCGGCCATTGATGGTTCCGACGGTATTACCTATACCAAGCCTCCACCCGGTGCTCTGATCTACGACAGCAAACCCCCTGGCCCAATTTACACTGGCGGTTCCAACGGTCCCATCTTCAACGGTCCTCCCAACGGCGTGCCTCCCTACAACTTTGAGAATTCCGATAAGCTAGGTTCCAGCTCTTCGCTCAACGGTTTCTACAGCCAGCAATCTTCATCGTCCTCATCAGCTTCCACCGCTTCCAGCACTAAGGTCGTTGTTGGCGCTCCTCTCGATGCCGGTCTGCAGCAGCATGTCCATCATCACTACCATCATGTTGATGGCGGCGATGCTCCCAATGTGCCCAGCGTAACCGTTCCCATTGGCGGCGGTCAAACCATCAACACTGACTTCAGCGCTTTGGCTCAATCTTCGGCCACTTATACACCACAGGCTCAAGCCTCATCTAACTCTGGCTCTAGCTTTACTCAGTCGAATGCATTCAATGCTGGTTTCAACGGTGCTTCCCAAGGCGGTCTGCTCTCTCAGGGTTACAATCCCTCCCAGAAGCCCAACAGTGAGATTTACAAGCCAAATGGCGGACTTGGAAACTACGGCGGCAGCTCTAGCTTTTCGCAATCGAACGGTTTCGGTCAGAATGGATTCAGCGGATCACCCAGCGGCAGCTATCACAGCCAGAACCCTGACTACTACAAGAAGGAACTGCAAAGCGGCTCAAGCGGCAGCTACAATGGTCTCTCCACTGGCTACGGATCTCAGAGCTCCCAGGGTGGTCTTTACCAAGGCGCCGGTGGCTATGACACTTCCCGTCAACAGATCGTCGACTGCCAGTGCGTGCCCATCTCACAGTGCCCCGCTGCCGATCGCATTGGACGCAAAGAGGATCTGATTCTGGCCATCGACCCCAGAAATCTGGGCAAGGACATCGAAGCCCTGGGTGATGATGCTGCCAAGACCAATGCCACCACCAATGCTGCCACCGAAACCAaggaagaagagaagaaggaTGATGACAAGAAGCGTACTCGCCGCCAGGCCGATGCTGAGAACAAGGAAGAAGACACCGGTGATCTTTCATTG GATGCTCAAGGG CGTCAGTCGCCACTCGGACAATCCCCGTTGGCACTGCCCGCCCTCCAAGCCATTGAGCTGATACAGCGCAAGGTTCTGCCCACATATGGCGTCAGCTTCGGTTTGCCCTACCCCTCGGCTGGGCGTCCTGGCGGCTATCCATCCAATGTCCTGGGCGATTATTATCCAGCACAGAATCCATACTTTGGTTCCTTAGGGCCAAATGGCCTCAATCTTGGCCTGGTTAATGTCAATCCACTTGTCTCGCTGCAAGTGAGCAAAACGGATTATGGCGAAAAAGTGGTCAAGCCACTGGTCAATCTTCATGTGACGCCCAATGAGAATATCATCCAGAAAGTGGGCGATTTTTTCAAGAAGAAGCCCACCGAAGTGCACAGCACGCATTATCACCATCACGATCACTTCAGCGGCTTTGAACATGAGCACTCTCCTCACTACCATCACGATCATCATTATAGCGAGCCACAAGTCTACGAAAGCTTTGGACCAAAGCCCATTAATCACTACGATGTGGAAATGGTGCACAGTACACCCATCTTTGAGTACCACAGTGGTCCCTCATTCCAACCGGCAATTCAACAACATTATCACCACTCTGATCATCATGTTGATCATCATCACTTTGAGCACCACTCTGAGCATCATTCAGAGGGCTTCGATCCCTCTTATAACTCCATATATCCCGGTTCGGCTCCCGGTGATATTGCACCCAGTGGCTTTGGTAGCTACGGAGATTACTCACAACATTATGAGCGTAGTGTCAATGTCAGTGAACCCGCTTGGTCAGCTCCAAGTCGTCGTGGCAAGCAACTGAGCTTGGGGCAGTTGCATAATATTCCTACACCGGCTCCCGGTGCGGCAGAGGGCAGTGATTATGTCAGCTTTCCAAATGATCGTAGACGTCGCAGCGTGGATAATGAGAATGAGTTTGAGTTGAAAGCGGAGCAG CGCGCTTACTATGGCAACCGTCCTGTAGAGAAGACCTGCCGCATCAACGAAGTTTGTTGCCGTCGCCCTCTGCGCCCTCAGGCTCCACCCCAACAGCTCGGACGTTGCGGTACAAGGAACGCTGCCGGTATTACTGGTCGCATCAAGAACCCCGTCTATGTTGATGGTGACAGTGAGTTCGGTGAATACCCATGGCACGTGGCTATTCTGAAGAAGGATCCCAAGGAATCGATCTATGCCTGCGGTGGCACCCTCATCGATGCCCAGCACATCATCTCCGCTGCTCATTGCATCAAATC TCAAAATGGCTTCGATCTGCGTGTGCGTTTGGGCGAATGGGATGTCAACCATGATGTGGAATTCTTCCCCTACATTGAACGCGATGTTGTCTCCGTGCACATTCATCCCGAGTATTATGCCGGTACCCTGGACAACGATTTGGCCATCCTGAAGCTGGACCATCCCGTTGACTTCACCAAGAACCCACACATCAGCCCCGCCTGTCTGCCCGATCAGTACTCTGATTTCACCAACGCTCGCTGCTGGACCACCGGCTGGGGCAAGGACGCTTTCGGGGAACACGGCAAATACCAGAACATCCTGAAGGAGGTTGATGTGCCAATTCTATCTCACCACCAGTGCGAAGCCCAGCTGCGCAACACTCGTCTCGGCTACAGCTACAAACTCAATCCCGGCTTCATCTGTGCCGGTGGCGAGGAGGGCAAGGATGCCTGCAAGGGTGATGGCGGTGGTCCTCTGGTCTGCGAACGCAACGGCGTCTGGAACGTCGTGGGTGTTGTGTCCTGGGGTATTGGCTGTGGTCAAGTGAATGTGCCCGGCGTTTACGTCAAGGTTTCGGCCTACTTGCCCTGGATTCAGCAAATCACTCAGAGCTACAAATGA
- the LOC133843889 gene encoding retinin has product MQLQLNFPFALLLLMLLGLSHAQPTYIKWGELVEHIPTAVSHQSSTVVHSSVPQRTPLLAPAVRSFVVSSLRPAPTAYVHSHAPLGWSYLYAAPATATATAKFYGN; this is encoded by the exons atgcaattgcaattg AATTTCCCTtttgcgctgttgttgttgatgctgctgggATTGAGCCATGCCCAGCCGACGTACATCAAGTGGGGTGAGCTAGTGGAGCACATACCCACAGCAGTTTCTCATCAGAGCTCGACTGTGGTGCACAGCAGCGTGCCACAGCGCACTCCACTGTTGGCACCCGCAGTGCGTAGCTTTGTAGTCTCCTCGCTTCGCCCAGCTCCGACTGCCTACGTCCACAGTCATGCCCCCTTGGGATGGAGTTACCTCTACGCTGCCCCCGccactgccaccgccaccgccaagttttatggaaattga
- the LOC133843887 gene encoding retinin has protein sequence MFKLSLFAIALIVLDAANAGTLEWPANLVALSQPKSSQVLPLPVSEESAEIATESSANANSAAAAAESDEDELSEASSGNAEALDGRLVSAVPLSVPLPLIVAARPGLRTVLTIREPALANVGNIVEHVPTAISHQSQTVVHDHRRLVTPIVAPAVRTTQLVRQQPPLVWTVSADPRLVLLRN, from the exons ATGTTCAAGCTG AGCCTTTTCGCTATTGCACTCATTGTGCTGGATGCAGCCAATGCTGGCACCTTGGAATGGCCCGCCAATCTTGTGGCTCTCAGCCAGCCGAAGTCCTCGCAAGTGTTGCCTTTGCCCGTCAGCGAGGAGTCCGCTGAGATTGCAACTGAGAGCAGTGCCAATGCCAATagtgctgctgcagctgccgagTCCGATGAAGATGAACTCTCTGAGGCATCCAGTGGCAATGCAGAGGCTCTCGATGGTCGTCTAGTTTCAGCTGTGCCACTCTCCGTTCCCTTGCCACTGATTGTTGCCGCTCGCCCAGGACTTCGCACCGTTCTGACCATTCGGGAGCCCGCCTTGGCCAATGTGGGCAACATTGTGGAGCATGTGCCCACAGCTATCTCGCATCAGAGTCAGACTGTTGTCCATGACCATAGACGTCTCGTCACACCCATTGTGGCTCCCGCTGTGCGCACCACACAACTTGTTCGCCAGCAGCCGCCCTTGGTCTGGACTGTGTCCGCTGATCCCCGCCTCGTTCTGCTGCGCAACTAG
- the LOC133843888 gene encoding protein dpy-30 homolog, whose amino-acid sequence MSTTQADVVEKKPKKKWVMCCPKDLKKSPKKEIERPLPPIQQVNCERIEKLPKAIKKQEEPHCEQSKHYRTPAEKRAHLEKEVVPIFMQGMLELAREQPKDPISYLEKFWLKKQHKCDISLPENLL is encoded by the coding sequence ATGTCAACCACACAGGCAGACGTGGTGGAAAAAAAGCCAAAGAAGAAATGGGTGATGTGCTGTCCCAAAGATCTAAAGAAATCTccgaaaaaagaaattgaaagaCCATTGCCACCAATTCAGCAAGTAAATTGTGAACGCATCGAAAAGTTACCCAAAGCGATTAAGAAACAGGAGGAACCTCACTGTGAACAGTCCAAACATTATCGTACGCCTGCCGAGAAACGAGCTCATCTGGAGAAGGAAGTAGTTCCAATTTTTATGCAAGGCATGTTGGAGTTGGCACGTGAACAACCCAAGGATCCGATTAGCTATCTAGAGAAGTTCTGGCTTAAGAAGCAGCACAAGTGTGACATATCGTTGCCGGAGAACCTGCTTTAG